The Polyangium aurulentum genomic interval GACGTCCGGCGCGTGCGGCTGGGCGAAGTTGCCCGTCTGCGCGCGCTTGTAATCGAAGGTCGTCGCCTTCATGCCGAGCGGCTCGAACACGCGCGTGCGCATCGCCTCGTCGTACGCCTTGCCGACCTCGAGCTTCGGGAACGCGACGTGCCCGCCAAGGAAGCCCGCCGCCGCCGCGAGCGGGTTCGAGTATTGAAACAGCTCGCCGAACGCGCTCGTCGGCTGCATGGTCCCCAGCGTGCCGAGCGCGCCGTCGGGGGTCACCTTGTCGAACTGGAAGAGCCACTCGAGGTCCTGGCGCGGCATCCCCGTGCACGCGCAGATGAGGTGCTTGACGAGCACGCGGCTCGTCGTCTCGGTGTTGCCGAGCTTGAACGAGGGCAACAGGTTCGTCGCCGCCGTCTCCCAGGTGAGCTTCTTCTCCTCGACGAGCTTGGCGAGCATCAGCGTCGTCAGGGCCTTGGTGTTCGACGCGATGATGTATTTGGTGTCCGCGTCGACGGGCGCCTTCTTGTCGAATTCGCGCACGCCGAAGCCGCCCGCGAACACCACCTTGCCGCCCTGGACGAGGCCGATCGAGACGCCCGGCACGCCGAGCTTCTGCTGCGCGGTCTCGACGAACTTGCCGAGGGCGGCGATGCGCGCGGCGTCGAGCGTGTTCGCCGTCTTGCCCGCGAACGACTCGCGCTGGCGGCCCTTGGGCAAGAGTCGGCCGAAGATCAGCCCGACCTGGGCGCCGCGCTTCTCGCCGACGGCCTGCTCCATGTCGAAGATCGAGACGCTCCACATGCCGTTCGCGAACCGCACCGACACGCCGAAGTCGCGCTTTTCATTGGGATTGACCAGGTAGTCGTAGTGCCGGATGCGGGTCCAGCCGTCCCGGTCTGGGGCGTCGACGGCCGCCTTTTGCGGCGGCCACTTCATGTCCGGGCCGTAGGCGGCGAGCGCGAGCGCGACGGCGGCGTCGGCGTCCTTGGCCTCGACGTCGACGAGCGCGACGCGGGAGCCTCCCTCCGGGGCCTCGAGGATCGTGACGGAGCCGTTGACGAAGATCTTCCAGCCCGCGGGGGCGATGAAGGTATTGCCGGCGGCGGTGGTCTTGGGTGTGTCGGCGGTGAGGCGCTCGCCAGCGGGCGGGGCCTTGGGCGCGGGCTGCGCGGTGGTCTCGGCCGCGGGGGGCGGGGAAGGGGGCGCGGACTCCGTGGGCGGAGGATCCGCGGACGGGGGCGGTTGCGACGAACAGGCGACGAGCGCGAGGAGCGCGACGGGGAGCAGCGAACGCATGGCGCGGACTGTACACGCGCCGCCGTGCTTTTCGATAGCGGCGGCAGCGGCGTTCGTTCCGGGAGGGCGGAGGGTGCGGTGCCGGTGCGGCAAGGAGGGTGGAGGGGGCGGGGAGGAGGCGGTGTCGGTGCGGCAAGGGGGGTGGAGGGGGCGGGGAGGAGGCGGTGTCGGTGCGGCAAGGAGGGTGGAGGGGGCGCGGAGGGGGCGATGCCGGTGCGGCAAGGAGGGTGGAGGGGGCGCGGAGGGGTCGACGTCGGTTCGGCAAGCGGGGCGGAGGGGGCGCGGAGGGTGCGGTGTCGGTGCGGCAAGGAGGGTGGAGGGGGCGCGGAGGGTGCGGTGCCGGTGCGGCAAGGGAGGTGGAGGGGGCGCGGAGGGTTCGGCGCTGGATCGGCAACCGGGGTGGAGGGGGCGCGGAAGGTTCGGAGCCGGTTGTGCGAGGGTGGCGGGCGCGTGGACGATTGGGCGCCGCGCTGTGCGCAAGAGCGATGCCACGTGGCGATGCCCGAAAGTTGTTGAGCGCTGCACATCCGGGTGGTACTCCTCCGTAAAACCTGGCGTTGCGTCGAGGCACAACATGACGACGGCAAGAGACCTGGCGAAAGAGGCGGCGGACGAGCGCGAGTCCGAGAGCGGCGTGACGCGCCTCGCCGATGACCCTGTCTTTGCCGCGATCGAGGCGGCGCCGTTCGTGCCAGCGACCGAGGAGGAGAGCGCGCTGCTCGACGAGATCGAGCGCACGACCCAACGCTGGATCCCGCACGAAGAATTCGTCGCCGCGCTCGGCACGGCCCGCGATCGCTAGTCGATGTAGGAGGTCCAGTGGGCCGAGGCCTGCATGTACCAGGTGCGGTACATGCACTGGCGACTCGCGAGCGACATCTGCGCGGCCGTGATCGAATTCGCGAAGACGGGCCGCGGGAACGTCCAGCGAACGGCAATCGGCGCGTCACGCAGGATTCGTATCTGGATCGACGGCGCTGCCGCCGATGTTCGCGTGGACGTCGAGACGCGCACGTTCCACGTCCTGCGGGTCTACAAGACGCCGCGCGCTGGCTGAGGGGGCTCCCGCCCTCTGCCGTCCATTGACGTCCGCGGCCCGACGGGTCACGGAGGAGCCATGGATCGCGAGAAGATCACCCTCACCGGCGCCCAGGAGACGATGCTCGCCACGCTCTACGCGAGGGCGCTCGACAGCCGCTCCCCGCGCTCGATCCTGCACGACGTCGACGCCGAAAAGGCCATCGAGCGCATCGACTACGACTTCCGCAAGACCGGGATCAAGCCCACGGACGCGGCCGGCGTCGCGCTCCGGGCCAAGCAGCTCGACGACTGGACGGCCGAGTTCCTGGCCAAGCACCCGACGTGCACGGTGCTGCACCTCGCCTGCGGCCTCGACACGCGCGTCTCGAGGCTGAAGCCGTCCCCCTCGGTCCGCTGGGTGGACCTCGACCACCCCGGCGTCATCGAATTGCGCGAGCGCCTTCTGCCGAAGCCCGAGGGCGACTACCGCATGGTGGCCGCCTCGGTGACCGACGAGGCGTGGCTCGCCGAGGTGCCCGCCGATCGCCCGACGGTGGCCGTCTTCGAGGGGCTCTCGATGTACCTGCGCGAGGAGGACGGCAAGCGGCTGCTCCGGCGCATCGTGGACCGATTCCCGAGCGGCGAGCTGCTCTTCGACGTCTACGGCTCGGTCGGCATCCGGCTGCAGAAGCTCGTGCCGGCGGTGAGGAACGCCGGCGCGACCCTGCACTGGGGGGTGGACGATCCGAAGGTGATCGAGGGCCTGCACGAGAAGCTCCGGTGCGTGGACGCCCTGCGCAGCGTCGACATGGATCTCGACAAGCTGCCCGCGTCGGGCCGGATCGCCATGTGGGTGGTGGCGCGGCTGCCGTGGCTGCGGGATGCGGGGAGGATCTTGCGATTTCGGTTCTAGAGGGCGCGGGCGCCCTCGCCGCCCCCTCACCGAAAGACCCGCCGATCCGATCGAAACCCGCGCCCTGTCACGCTCGCACGAACGGCGTTACTTCCTCGATGCAGGCGGCCGATTCGACCGTCTGCCGAGGAGAGAGCCTGATGAAAACGGACGAGCACGATAAGCATACGGTGGGATTCGGTCCCGAGCGCGCGCCGAGATACGACGCCCAGGCACACGTCGCGATGTCGGGCTACACGACCATGCACGAGGTCGCCGCCGAGGTCCTCGCCGCCTCGCTCCCGGGGCGAAACGACGCGTCGGTGCTGATGGTCGGCATCGGGACCGCGAGCGAGGTGCGGCCCTACGCGCGCTTCGCGCCGGCCGGGTGGCGCTTCACGGGCGTCGACC includes:
- a CDS encoding serine hydrolase domain-containing protein, producing the protein MRSLLPVALLALVACSSQPPPSADPPPTESAPPSPPPAAETTAQPAPKAPPAGERLTADTPKTTAAGNTFIAPAGWKIFVNGSVTILEAPEGGSRVALVDVEAKDADAAVALALAAYGPDMKWPPQKAAVDAPDRDGWTRIRHYDYLVNPNEKRDFGVSVRFANGMWSVSIFDMEQAVGEKRGAQVGLIFGRLLPKGRQRESFAGKTANTLDAARIAALGKFVETAQQKLGVPGVSIGLVQGGKVVFAGGFGVREFDKKAPVDADTKYIIASNTKALTTLMLAKLVEEKKLTWETAATNLLPSFKLGNTETTSRVLVKHLICACTGMPRQDLEWLFQFDKVTPDGALGTLGTMQPTSAFGELFQYSNPLAAAAGFLGGHVAFPKLEVGKAYDEAMRTRVFEPLGMKATTFDYKRAQTGNFAQPHAPDVDGKTTRALAALNEAVIPVRPAGGAWSSVNDVLKYVQMELAEGKLPDGKQYIAKEPLLARRDPQVALHKDATYGMGLMVDKTWGVTVVHHGGDLIGFHSDMLWLPEHGVGAVILTNGDPGWLIRSVFQRKLLEVLFDGRPEADAEVVTKGKMFYDHLAAERKLLTIPADAGESAKLAPGYANAALGEVKVSRAGAATVFDFGEWKSEVASRKNPDGTISFITTAPGGGGMEFVMGGEGKRTLTIRDAQHEYVFDEKK
- a CDS encoding class I SAM-dependent methyltransferase, whose amino-acid sequence is MDREKITLTGAQETMLATLYARALDSRSPRSILHDVDAEKAIERIDYDFRKTGIKPTDAAGVALRAKQLDDWTAEFLAKHPTCTVLHLACGLDTRVSRLKPSPSVRWVDLDHPGVIELRERLLPKPEGDYRMVAASVTDEAWLAEVPADRPTVAVFEGLSMYLREEDGKRLLRRIVDRFPSGELLFDVYGSVGIRLQKLVPAVRNAGATLHWGVDDPKVIEGLHEKLRCVDALRSVDMDLDKLPASGRIAMWVVARLPWLRDAGRILRFRF